One genomic segment of Desulfocapsa sulfexigens DSM 10523 includes these proteins:
- a CDS encoding DUF721 domain-containing protein produces the protein MEKKSKHLQCLEELLPQVTIQRGWEEQLDLHSIFLRWDDLVESDVAEHCQPLKIIKSVLWVEVENSAWLQQLQYQTVPLLDILNNSLRLSKLKGLRFCLAEKNSEKKKSEAVLRYIQPSSRDIEAFEQQAGTIADKDSRDALVRFWYLSQACIKNDL, from the coding sequence GTGGAAAAAAAGAGTAAGCATCTGCAATGCTTGGAAGAATTGCTACCTCAAGTTACCATCCAACGGGGCTGGGAAGAACAGCTTGATCTTCATTCCATCTTTTTGCGGTGGGATGATCTTGTTGAAAGTGATGTGGCTGAGCATTGTCAGCCATTGAAAATTATAAAGTCCGTGTTATGGGTCGAGGTGGAAAACTCTGCCTGGTTACAGCAACTCCAGTATCAGACCGTTCCGTTATTAGATATTTTGAATAATTCGCTCCGTTTGTCCAAGTTGAAGGGCCTGCGGTTTTGCCTGGCGGAGAAGAATTCTGAAAAGAAAAAGAGTGAGGCCGTTCTTCGCTATATTCAACCATCTTCCCGGGATATTGAAGCTTTTGAACAGCAAGCAGGGACAATAGCCGATAAGGATTCCCGAGATGCTCTGGTGCGTTTCTGGTATCTTTCACAGGCCTGTATAAAAAATGATCTGTAG
- the cysS gene encoding cysteine--tRNA ligase produces MIYDNVLDAIGNTPLIRVNRLNSSDVPVYAKLESSNPGGSVKERISLSLIEAGEASGELSADKIVLEATSGNTGIGLAMVCAAKGYRCQLVMPESASLERRQIMQAYGAEILLTPAKRSTDGAIEKAYAMAREHPDRYYLTDQFNNEANWRAHYDHTAPEIWQQTDGRVTHVVATLGTSGTVMGLCKWFAEHHPEVEVVAVEPFLGHKIQGLKNMKESYRPGIFDKSLPTRIVNIEDEDAFRMARLLAREEGLLVGMSSGAAMFCALQLAGELDDGFIVTIIPDGGERYLSTPLFTRKNKVTEKKTDLCFFNTLTKKKEEFRPQKEKYVSFYTCGPTAYEPANLSLCRRFVVSDLITRYLEHKGYEVNSCMNFTDLDDNTIQGANKAGKSLGEFTSKYIDGFMADIDSLSIKRATHYPRASEHVADMIEISHELLHKGFAYEKHGSIYFDISKFKKYGRLSGIDLGKIQLGKTVDLDNYEKDNPRDFTLLKRSTLAELKKGIFYETDWGNVRPGWHIECSAMSTKYLGETMDIHTSSRDLIFPHHENEIAIAEALTGKQLARYWLHSELLLVDGKKMSVEAGNVVTLNDAVLRGFTPRDVRFMLLSVHYRKPINFSFRRLINVRTALRRIDEFTCKLLCLPPGKPHPEVAAYVSAMEEQFFAAMDDDLNVSKGMGAIYKFIKRTNPILHVNHLDGDQKKYILESLGKINGILQIFRLKGCPLAPSVNAIIKRREEARQGKDWKAADEARDELIRQGIQIIDTATGPVWKKVDEE; encoded by the coding sequence ATGATTTACGATAACGTTTTAGACGCCATTGGAAATACTCCGCTCATTAGGGTGAATCGTTTGAATTCTTCTGATGTTCCGGTCTATGCAAAACTCGAATCCAGTAATCCTGGCGGCTCTGTGAAAGAAAGAATCTCTCTGTCCCTGATTGAGGCTGGTGAGGCCAGTGGAGAGTTGAGTGCTGATAAGATAGTCCTTGAGGCAACCAGTGGTAATACCGGTATTGGGCTTGCCATGGTTTGTGCAGCAAAAGGATATCGTTGTCAGCTGGTCATGCCAGAATCCGCATCCCTGGAGCGAAGGCAGATTATGCAGGCCTATGGGGCTGAGATTCTTCTTACTCCTGCAAAAAGGAGTACGGACGGAGCCATAGAAAAAGCCTATGCGATGGCTCGTGAGCACCCTGATCGCTACTATCTTACAGATCAATTCAATAACGAAGCTAACTGGCGGGCTCATTATGACCACACTGCACCAGAAATCTGGCAACAGACAGATGGAAGGGTTACCCATGTAGTAGCAACACTTGGTACATCGGGCACTGTTATGGGGCTCTGTAAGTGGTTTGCTGAACATCATCCCGAAGTAGAGGTTGTTGCCGTAGAGCCATTCCTTGGGCATAAAATTCAGGGCCTTAAAAACATGAAAGAGTCTTATCGTCCTGGAATATTTGACAAATCTCTCCCGACAAGGATTGTGAACATTGAGGATGAAGATGCTTTTCGTATGGCAAGACTCCTTGCAAGGGAAGAGGGCTTGCTGGTTGGTATGAGTAGTGGTGCCGCAATGTTCTGCGCGCTTCAATTAGCGGGAGAACTGGATGACGGGTTTATCGTAACAATTATTCCGGATGGTGGTGAGCGCTATCTTTCAACACCCCTGTTTACACGAAAGAATAAGGTTACTGAGAAAAAAACTGATCTTTGTTTTTTTAATACACTCACCAAAAAGAAGGAAGAATTTCGTCCACAGAAGGAAAAATACGTCAGTTTCTATACCTGTGGACCGACCGCTTACGAACCTGCCAATCTTTCCCTTTGCAGGCGTTTTGTTGTTTCAGATCTTATTACCCGCTATCTGGAACACAAGGGTTATGAAGTGAATTCCTGTATGAACTTTACCGATCTCGATGATAATACAATACAGGGTGCGAATAAGGCCGGTAAGTCACTTGGGGAATTCACCAGTAAGTATATTGATGGATTTATGGCGGATATCGATTCGCTCAGTATTAAGCGGGCTACTCATTACCCCAGGGCTTCCGAGCATGTTGCAGACATGATAGAAATCAGCCATGAGTTGCTCCATAAAGGGTTTGCCTATGAAAAGCATGGCTCTATTTATTTCGATATTTCCAAATTTAAGAAATATGGCCGCCTGTCAGGCATTGATCTTGGCAAGATTCAGCTGGGAAAAACAGTCGATCTTGATAATTATGAAAAGGATAATCCCCGTGATTTTACACTGCTGAAACGTTCAACCCTGGCAGAGTTGAAAAAGGGGATATTTTATGAGACTGATTGGGGAAATGTACGACCAGGATGGCATATTGAGTGTTCGGCAATGTCGACCAAATATCTTGGCGAAACCATGGATATACATACCTCCAGCCGTGATCTGATTTTCCCTCATCATGAAAATGAAATAGCCATTGCTGAAGCGCTGACGGGAAAGCAACTGGCCAGGTACTGGCTGCATTCGGAACTGTTGCTGGTTGACGGAAAAAAAATGTCAGTGGAAGCTGGAAATGTAGTGACCCTGAATGATGCCGTTCTGCGTGGTTTTACGCCACGGGATGTCCGTTTCATGCTGCTCTCAGTCCATTATCGGAAGCCGATTAATTTTTCTTTCCGACGGCTGATCAACGTCCGAACTGCTCTACGCCGGATTGATGAGTTTACCTGTAAATTGCTTTGTCTGCCTCCTGGAAAACCTCACCCCGAAGTTGCTGCCTATGTTTCTGCAATGGAGGAACAGTTTTTTGCCGCCATGGATGATGATCTGAATGTTTCAAAGGGGATGGGGGCAATTTATAAGTTTATCAAGCGCACCAATCCGATTCTTCATGTGAATCATCTGGATGGTGATCAAAAAAAATACATTCTCGAAAGTTTGGGAAAGATAAACGGAATCCTGCAAATTTTCCGTCTCAAAGGTTGTCCGCTTGCCCCTTCCGTGAATGCTATTATTAAGCGACGAGAGGAGGCGCGACAGGGGAAAGACTGGAAAGCTGCTGATGAGGCTCGTGATGAACTCATTCGCCAGGGAATCCAGATTATTGATACAGCCACCGGGCCTGTATGGAAAAAGGTCGATGAGGAATGA
- a CDS encoding DUF6172 family protein has product MRKIYKLTHPKIKVDRLVEGVKHDIKKYVKRERKKALPVGVDYWDFDCKFGNTVKGLQDIHLAEMNTYIDRAKEQQLESFCIEIQVKPGRRMKKSGT; this is encoded by the coding sequence ATGAGAAAAATTTACAAATTGACCCACCCGAAAATTAAAGTCGATAGACTGGTGGAAGGTGTAAAGCACGACATCAAGAAATACGTTAAGCGAGAGCGTAAAAAAGCGCTGCCGGTGGGCGTCGATTATTGGGATTTTGACTGCAAATTTGGCAATACTGTTAAAGGATTGCAGGATATTCACCTTGCTGAGATGAATACCTACATTGATCGAGCCAAAGAACAGCAGCTTGAGTCATTTTGTATTGAAATTCAAGTAAAGCCAGGGCGCAGAATGAAAAAATCTGGTACTTGA
- the truA gene encoding tRNA pseudouridine(38-40) synthase TruA: MSGKSKLRRYRLILEYDGTNFSGWQKQVNVRTVQGDVLKGAARVFGEVPMDLQGCGRTDSGVHALEYVAHLEVAADMGPHEVARKLNETLPKDIAVRSVEAAGARFHARHNCIARSYVYQIRTEKSAFGKRYDWWVQADLDLPAMQHAGSLMTGMHDFAAFAEKKELKKSTRVLIHNVEVFKEKEILKIRVVGSHFLWHMVRRMVGIMVEVGCHRLTEEDVQNMLEDHSNALPSHHTAPSAGLFFEKAFYDSEGLAELLKE; encoded by the coding sequence ATGAGTGGTAAAAGTAAACTACGCCGCTATAGGCTAATACTTGAGTATGATGGAACCAATTTCAGTGGCTGGCAGAAACAGGTGAATGTCCGGACTGTGCAGGGGGATGTACTGAAGGGTGCGGCACGTGTTTTTGGGGAGGTCCCGATGGATCTTCAGGGCTGTGGTCGTACCGATTCTGGGGTCCATGCTCTCGAATATGTAGCCCACCTTGAGGTGGCAGCTGATATGGGGCCACATGAAGTTGCAAGAAAGCTTAATGAGACACTGCCAAAAGACATAGCCGTAAGGTCAGTTGAAGCAGCAGGGGCTCGTTTTCATGCACGTCATAACTGTATAGCAAGAAGTTATGTCTATCAGATTCGAACAGAGAAATCGGCTTTTGGAAAACGTTATGACTGGTGGGTACAGGCGGATTTGGATCTGCCTGCGATGCAGCATGCCGGGTCGTTGATGACAGGCATGCATGATTTTGCCGCTTTTGCCGAAAAAAAGGAGCTGAAAAAATCAACCAGGGTCTTGATTCATAACGTTGAGGTTTTTAAAGAGAAGGAAATTCTTAAGATCCGGGTTGTCGGGTCTCATTTTCTCTGGCATATGGTTCGAAGGATGGTTGGGATTATGGTTGAGGTGGGCTGTCACCGCTTAACGGAGGAAGATGTTCAAAACATGCTCGAAGACCATTCCAATGCTTTACCATCTCATCATACTGCACCGAGCGCTGGCCTGTTTTTCGAGAAAGCCTTTTATGACAGTGAGGGGCTGGCTGAATTGTTAAAAGAGTGA
- a CDS encoding DEAD/DEAH box helicase translates to MKSVAMPSLTVAADCLLENISFSLEKAVKEQLSIDNPKYIAAKKYGRWIGKKLEPTLKYYEPVQNGLRFPRGFANQAVLLCREFMQETPEIHDKRLLLPEENFFFKGVLRPYQQAAIVAAERRSFGVLEAGTGSGKTVMALAIMAARRQPTLIVVHTKELLYQWQERVKDFLDYAPGLIGDGHFDVRPITVAIVNTARKRVGELAPHFGHLVVDECHRVPAALFTDVVSNFPGHYLLGLSATAFRSDEGLTKLINFYMGDRFHKVDQGELQATGAIVKPELIRCQTAFQYHYQGEYQPLIAALVKDEARNQQIIADVLRESRQHDNGIQLLVSDRVSHCQVFEKELSSLGVDVVLLTGQTSSDQRASIVESVQSGKVQVLVATLQLIGEGFDCPGLSNLFLTTPITFEGRLLQVLGRIMRPAEGKKPKVYDYVDEAVSVLRRSAEGRKKILDLF, encoded by the coding sequence TTGAAAAGTGTAGCCATGCCATCTCTCACCGTTGCTGCCGACTGTCTTTTGGAAAATATCTCATTTTCCCTGGAAAAGGCTGTTAAGGAACAACTGAGCATAGATAATCCCAAGTATATAGCAGCGAAAAAATATGGTCGCTGGATTGGGAAAAAGCTTGAGCCCACATTGAAGTATTATGAGCCTGTGCAAAATGGGTTGCGCTTCCCTCGGGGATTTGCCAACCAGGCCGTACTGTTGTGCCGTGAATTTATGCAGGAAACGCCGGAGATTCACGATAAACGCCTGTTGCTGCCTGAAGAAAACTTTTTTTTTAAGGGGGTTTTACGGCCCTATCAACAGGCTGCAATAGTTGCCGCTGAACGGCGGTCCTTTGGGGTTCTCGAAGCTGGGACGGGCAGTGGAAAAACGGTTATGGCCCTTGCTATTATGGCTGCTCGCAGACAGCCAACTCTGATTGTTGTTCACACCAAGGAGTTACTGTACCAGTGGCAGGAGCGTGTTAAGGATTTCTTGGATTATGCGCCGGGATTGATTGGAGATGGGCATTTTGATGTGCGTCCCATAACGGTGGCCATTGTCAATACTGCCAGAAAAAGGGTTGGGGAGCTGGCGCCACACTTCGGCCATCTGGTGGTTGACGAGTGTCACCGTGTCCCTGCGGCTCTCTTTACAGATGTTGTGAGTAATTTCCCCGGCCATTATCTTCTTGGGCTTTCAGCCACAGCATTTCGTAGTGATGAAGGCTTAACGAAGCTGATTAATTTTTATATGGGAGACCGGTTTCATAAAGTTGATCAGGGAGAGCTTCAGGCGACAGGGGCTATCGTAAAACCTGAGTTGATCCGCTGCCAGACAGCTTTTCAGTATCATTATCAGGGAGAGTATCAGCCTTTAATTGCGGCGCTCGTTAAAGATGAGGCACGCAACCAGCAGATTATTGCTGATGTTCTCCGTGAGAGCAGACAGCACGATAACGGGATTCAGCTGCTGGTTTCTGATCGAGTTAGTCATTGCCAGGTCTTTGAAAAGGAGCTCAGCTCGTTGGGGGTTGATGTGGTACTGCTTACGGGACAGACATCCTCCGATCAGCGTGCGTCCATAGTGGAATCAGTGCAGTCCGGGAAGGTGCAGGTCCTGGTGGCTACTCTGCAACTGATCGGTGAAGGTTTTGATTGTCCGGGATTGAGTAATCTGTTTCTTACCACTCCCATCACTTTTGAGGGGCGTCTTCTTCAGGTGTTGGGCCGGATTATGCGCCCTGCTGAAGGGAAGAAGCCAAAGGTCTATGATTATGTTGACGAAGCTGTTTCTGTGCTGAGGCGTTCTGCTGAAGGGCGAAAAAAAATCCTCGATTTGTTCTGA
- the typA gene encoding translational GTPase TypA yields the protein MEQDKIRNVAIIAHVDHGKTTLVDELFKHSGMFRDNEKVTERLMDSGDLERERGITITAKNGSYEYQDYWINIIDTPGHADFGGQVERVLRMADGALLLVDAQEGPMPQTYFVLKKALENHLPVIVVINKIDKPAARCEWVVDQVFDLFVKLNAPDDVLDFPVVYASAKEGYAIKDHTDPVENGGNMDIISQMIVDHTPAPSGSPDAPLQMQVGTIDYSPYLGRLGIGKVVNGTLSINQPVVVARRDGSIKPVRISKIYRFSSDEKISTETATTGEIVAVAGMDDVTVGVTFTDPDDPRPLPLIDIDPPTISMNFIPNDSPFAGKEGKFVTSRHIEERLKRETLADVALQYEALTDAVGFRVSGRGELHLSILIEKMRREDYELQVTRPRVILIEKDGKTLEPYEELTVDVDEQYQGPVIEKLGKLKGQMEEMTTSNGMARLKFKIPTRGLLGYRSQFMTDTKGMGMMSYVFAEYGPWAGDITNRVSGVLVVKEPCTSVAYALFNLQDRGKLFVGAGFPMYQGQIIGEHCRSSDLVVNPAKGKKLTNMRASGSDESVVLTPPVDMTLEDCIAYINDDELVEVTPKSIRLRKKSGVRIKG from the coding sequence ATGGAACAGGATAAGATTCGAAACGTTGCAATTATCGCTCATGTTGACCATGGCAAAACAACTCTTGTTGATGAGTTATTTAAGCATTCCGGTATGTTCAGGGATAATGAGAAGGTCACCGAACGGTTGATGGATTCAGGTGATCTGGAGCGGGAACGTGGAATTACCATCACTGCTAAAAATGGATCCTACGAGTACCAGGATTACTGGATTAATATAATTGATACGCCCGGGCATGCCGACTTCGGAGGGCAGGTGGAGCGCGTGCTGCGCATGGCCGATGGTGCACTACTTCTCGTAGATGCTCAGGAAGGTCCCATGCCTCAGACCTATTTTGTTCTCAAAAAGGCTTTGGAAAATCATTTGCCGGTAATTGTTGTTATTAACAAAATTGATAAGCCTGCTGCCCGGTGCGAATGGGTTGTGGATCAGGTCTTTGACCTTTTTGTTAAACTGAATGCCCCCGATGATGTTCTTGATTTTCCGGTTGTTTACGCCTCTGCCAAGGAGGGGTATGCCATAAAAGACCATACTGATCCCGTGGAGAATGGTGGAAACATGGATATTATTTCCCAGATGATTGTTGACCATACTCCGGCGCCCTCAGGATCACCCGATGCTCCATTGCAGATGCAGGTAGGAACCATCGACTATTCACCGTATCTTGGGCGTCTTGGAATCGGCAAGGTGGTGAATGGAACCCTTTCCATCAATCAACCTGTTGTGGTTGCCCGTCGCGACGGTTCGATTAAGCCAGTGCGGATTTCCAAGATCTATCGTTTTTCCTCTGATGAAAAGATCTCCACGGAAACAGCCACTACCGGTGAGATAGTAGCTGTTGCCGGAATGGATGATGTGACCGTCGGTGTTACCTTCACTGACCCGGATGATCCACGCCCATTACCATTAATTGATATTGATCCACCCACCATTTCGATGAACTTTATTCCTAATGATTCGCCTTTTGCCGGGAAAGAAGGAAAGTTTGTCACTTCCCGTCATATTGAGGAACGTTTGAAGCGTGAGACACTTGCCGATGTGGCCCTGCAGTATGAAGCACTTACCGATGCCGTGGGCTTCAGGGTTTCCGGGCGTGGTGAATTGCATCTTTCCATTCTTATCGAGAAGATGAGACGCGAAGATTACGAACTGCAGGTGACCCGTCCTCGAGTGATTTTGATTGAAAAAGATGGTAAGACTCTTGAACCATACGAAGAGCTCACCGTTGATGTGGATGAACAGTATCAAGGGCCGGTTATTGAGAAACTTGGCAAACTGAAAGGTCAAATGGAAGAGATGACCACTAGCAATGGTATGGCTCGGTTGAAGTTTAAGATCCCAACCCGTGGCCTGCTTGGGTATCGTTCACAGTTTATGACCGATACCAAGGGAATGGGGATGATGAGTTATGTCTTCGCAGAGTATGGGCCCTGGGCCGGAGACATTACGAATCGAGTTAGCGGTGTTCTGGTTGTCAAGGAGCCCTGCACTTCTGTTGCCTATGCCCTGTTTAACCTTCAGGACCGTGGAAAACTCTTTGTTGGAGCTGGGTTTCCAATGTATCAAGGACAGATTATAGGTGAACATTGTCGGAGTTCTGATCTGGTTGTGAATCCTGCAAAGGGAAAGAAGCTCACTAATATGCGCGCCTCGGGATCTGATGAGTCAGTGGTTTTGACACCTCCTGTGGACATGACTCTTGAAGATTGTATTGCCTATATTAACGATGATGAGCTGGTTGAGGTCACGCCTAAGTCGATTCGTCTTCGTAAGAAAAGTGGTGTTCGGATCAAAGGGTAA
- a CDS encoding NUDIX domain-containing protein: MHCPYCQKKLQLYRNPVPTVDIIIEVDRTIVLIKRKNPPHGWALPGGFVDYGESYEAAAIREAKEETGLAVQNLQQFRTYSDPDRDPRQHTASTVFIAQAEKPPIAGDDAAEAKLFTESDLPELVFDHGKIIADYFATKKQLSAG; the protein is encoded by the coding sequence ATGCACTGCCCCTACTGTCAGAAAAAACTCCAGCTGTATCGCAATCCGGTTCCCACAGTTGACATCATTATAGAAGTTGATAGAACCATAGTACTGATCAAACGCAAGAATCCACCCCATGGATGGGCTTTACCGGGAGGCTTTGTTGATTATGGAGAATCCTATGAGGCAGCTGCTATCAGGGAGGCGAAGGAAGAGACAGGGCTCGCAGTACAGAATTTACAGCAATTCAGGACCTATTCCGATCCGGACCGTGATCCGCGTCAGCACACGGCCTCAACAGTCTTCATCGCCCAGGCCGAAAAACCACCTATAGCTGGAGATGATGCTGCAGAAGCGAAACTCTTTACGGAAAGTGATTTACCGGAACTAGTATTTGATCACGGCAAAATCATAGCCGATTATTTTGCTACAAAAAAACAGCTATCAGCAGGGTAA
- a CDS encoding 5' nucleotidase, NT5C type — translation MNINSYEIGFDLDGVIADTGEAFIRLACEEYNYCSFRLEDITSFQVEECLSIPTDRVEKIFHAILKDSLGTGLKPNPGAVEVITTMAEQSPVTIITARPLEQPVADWLDHFFPAETCKKIKLVAMGDHDDKARYIKEHDLNYFIDDRVETCLQLAETDIIPIVYKQPWNHDKHHLQSVSNWQEISELLHKRDMS, via the coding sequence ATGAACATCAACAGCTATGAAATAGGATTCGATCTGGATGGCGTAATTGCAGATACTGGCGAAGCCTTTATCCGTCTCGCCTGTGAAGAATATAACTACTGCTCTTTTCGCCTGGAAGATATTACCAGTTTCCAGGTTGAAGAATGTCTCAGCATTCCAACCGACAGGGTCGAAAAAATTTTTCATGCCATCCTCAAAGACTCACTCGGCACCGGACTCAAACCAAATCCTGGAGCAGTAGAGGTTATCACCACCATGGCAGAGCAGTCTCCCGTAACCATCATCACAGCAAGACCACTTGAACAACCTGTTGCCGATTGGCTTGACCACTTCTTCCCCGCTGAGACATGCAAAAAGATTAAGCTTGTGGCAATGGGTGATCATGACGACAAGGCACGTTATATAAAGGAGCACGACCTTAATTATTTCATCGATGATCGGGTTGAAACATGCCTTCAATTGGCCGAGACAGATATCATTCCCATTGTGTACAAACAGCCATGGAACCATGACAAACACCACCTTCAAAGCGTCAGTAACTGGCAGGAAATCAGCGAATTATTGCATAAACGGGATATGTCATAG
- a CDS encoding ketopantoate reductase family protein, giving the protein MKIGIIGPGALGCLFASKLFLAKDTRDRILLIDHRDARADSLNSKGITFESATTGQQQLAIPVSSKPADVGPLDVLFSCVKSYQLDRSITFAAPLLSPTTLLIFLQNGINHLKYGNRLPRGIPVLATSSEGATRIASGHIRHAGSGQTFLGFLSPQEQTTCNKLSAIQSLLKKGGISCTVSKDIRSRIWAKLFINVGINALTAIHNIPNGRLLTSDPVLQQLKGLVGEAEQVAIASGISIQEDPVAATLTVCKHTAENVSSMLQDVRNHRPTEIDAINGAISQLGRNYNIATPLNDSIASQIRDIEGTYNEHQQL; this is encoded by the coding sequence GTGAAGATTGGTATCATTGGCCCGGGTGCCCTGGGTTGCCTCTTCGCCTCCAAACTCTTTCTCGCCAAGGACACGCGGGACAGAATCCTGCTTATTGACCACAGGGATGCCAGGGCCGACAGTCTCAACAGTAAGGGCATCACCTTTGAATCTGCCACCACTGGTCAACAACAGCTTGCCATTCCTGTATCCAGTAAACCCGCAGATGTTGGCCCCCTTGATGTACTTTTTTCCTGTGTCAAATCATACCAGCTGGATAGAAGTATCACCTTTGCTGCCCCGCTCCTTTCGCCGACCACTTTGCTTATATTTCTCCAAAATGGCATCAATCACCTCAAATATGGCAACAGGCTTCCACGGGGTATTCCAGTTCTTGCCACAAGTTCAGAAGGAGCTACTCGTATAGCTTCAGGGCATATCAGACATGCTGGAAGCGGACAGACGTTCCTGGGCTTTCTCTCCCCTCAGGAACAAACAACCTGTAACAAACTATCAGCGATACAATCTCTCCTCAAGAAGGGAGGGATCTCCTGTACGGTTTCGAAGGATATCAGATCCAGAATATGGGCCAAGCTTTTTATTAACGTAGGCATCAATGCCTTGACCGCTATTCATAATATACCCAACGGCAGACTGCTCACATCCGATCCAGTACTGCAACAACTCAAAGGACTGGTGGGAGAGGCCGAGCAAGTGGCCATCGCTTCTGGAATCAGCATCCAGGAAGATCCTGTTGCGGCGACCCTCACAGTGTGCAAACACACAGCTGAAAATGTCTCCTCCATGCTCCAGGATGTTCGTAACCACCGCCCCACTGAAATTGATGCCATAAATGGTGCAATCAGCCAACTGGGCAGAAATTACAACATCGCGACCCCATTGAATGATTCAATAGCCTCTCAGATAAGAGACATAGAAGGTACATACAATGAACATCAACAGCTATGA
- a CDS encoding GDSL-type esterase/lipase family protein yields the protein MTQSNFLFLGDSLIADFDWQTRMHHFNILNYGLPGETAQGLRHRIPSIIREIEPPELVLVMIGTNNLIIEDYSFLEHLRQITILLTSAFPTAEVITNSLLPCQLPWVTLDTLQRINGSIDAMTQLTGSCYLDMFSKFKANSDFFRDDGIHLTPKAYDLWSKSILEFVAFLIED from the coding sequence ATGACTCAAAGTAACTTTCTCTTTCTTGGCGATTCGCTCATAGCAGACTTTGACTGGCAGACGAGGATGCACCATTTTAACATCCTCAACTATGGACTGCCCGGCGAAACCGCTCAGGGACTGCGACACAGGATTCCATCAATTATCAGGGAAATCGAACCCCCGGAGTTAGTTCTGGTTATGATTGGGACAAACAATCTTATCATCGAAGACTACAGTTTTCTGGAGCATCTACGCCAGATAACGATTCTTCTGACGTCCGCCTTCCCAACGGCAGAAGTTATCACCAACAGCCTTCTCCCCTGCCAGCTCCCCTGGGTCACCCTGGATACTCTGCAACGAATTAACGGATCAATTGATGCCATGACCCAGTTAACCGGTTCCTGTTATCTTGATATGTTTTCGAAATTTAAAGCAAACTCTGATTTTTTTCGAGATGATGGCATCCATTTAACACCAAAGGCATACGACCTTTGGTCAAAATCCATACTTGAATTTGTTGCATTTTTAATTGAAGACTAG